Genomic segment of Ralstonia pickettii:
CGGCGATGGAGCTGGTGGCTTCGCAGCTCAATACGCTGGTCGCCAACGGCTGGGGGTATGACGATACGGCGTCGCTGCTGCGCGTGCTCGAGCAGCAGAACAAGCAGCAGACCGATTGAGCGCCTTTCGGCCCGCCTTGTTCGGATGGCCGGACTTCTGGCATAATTGCCGGCTCATCAGCACCTGCCCGAGTGGTGAAATTGGTAGACGCAGGGGACTCAAAATCCCCCGCCGCAAGGCGTGCCGGTTCGATTCCGGCCTCGGGCACCAGAATTCAAGCCGCTTCTGTACACGCAGAAGCGGCTTTTTCATTGGACGCCCGGCAACGCAACGGCAGCCGGCAACACGCCCCGCGCGGCGTGGGATAATGGCGGCTTTGCCCCGGGCGCGGCTCAAGAGGTTGATCGCACGGGCGCGCGAGGGCCTTTATCCGCGTGGCCCGCCCCACCATCGACATTCTTCAGCACCCAAAATGCCCGCATACCGTTCCAAAACCTCCACCGCCGGCCGCAACATGGCGGGGGCACGCTCGCTCTGGCGCGCCACCGGCATGAAAGACGAAGACTTCCAGAAGCCCATCATCGCGGTGGTCAATTCGTTCACCCAGTTTGTTCCCGGCCACGTGCACCTGAAAGACCTGGGGCAGCTCGTCGCGCGTGAAATCGAAGCCGCGGGCGGGGTTGCCAAGGAATTCAACACAATCGCCGTGGACGACGGCATCGCCATGGGCCACGACGGCATGCTGTATTCGCTGCCCAGCCGCGACATCATTGCCGACTCGGTTGAATACATGGTCAACGCGCACTGCGCCGATGCCATGGTCTGCATCTCCAACTGCGACAAGATCACCCCGGGCATGCTGATGGCCGCCATGCGCCTGAACATTCCGGTGATCTTCGTCTCGGGCGGCCCGATGGAGGCGGGCAAGACGCGCCTGGCCAACCCCGTCACCAAAGCCATCGAGATCAAAAAGCTGGATCTGATCGACGCGATGGTGATCGCGGCCGACAGCAAGTATTCCGACGAGGAAGTGGCGGAAGTCGAGCGCTCGGCGTGCCCGACCTGCGGTTCGTGCTCGGGCATGTTCACGGCCAACTCGATGAACTGCCTGACCGAAGCGCTCGGCCTGTCGCTGCCGGGCAACGGCACCGTGGTCGCCACGCACGCAGACCGCGAGCAGCTCTTCAAGCGCGCCGGCCGCCGCATCGTTGAACTCGCCCGCCAATACTACGAGCAGGAAGACGAGCGCGTGCTGCCGCGCTCGGTCGGCTTCAAGGCATTTGAGAACGCCATGACGCTCGACATCGCGATGGGCGGCTCGACCAACACGATCCTGCACCTGCTGGCCATCGCCCAGGAAGCGGAGATCGACTTCACGATGGCGGACATCGACCGCCTTTCGCGCGTCGTGCCGCAGCTGTGCAAGGTCGCGCCGAACACGAACAAGTACCACATCGAAGACGTGCACCGCGCCGGCGGCATCATGGCCATCCTGGGTGAGCTGGACCGCGCCGGCAAGCTGCACACCGACGCACCCACCGTGCACGCGCCCACGTTGAAGGACGCGCTGGACCAGTGGGACATCGTCCGCACGTCGGATGAAGCCGTGCAGACGTTCTACCGTGCCGGCCCGGCGGGTATTCCGACGCAGGTCGCGTTCAGCCAGAACACGCGCTGGCCGAGCCTGGACCTGGACCGCGCCGAAGGCTGCATCCGCTCGAACGAGCATGCGTTCTCGAAGGAAGGCGGCCTGGCCGTGCTGAGGGGCAACATCGCGCTGGACGGCTGCGTGGTGAAGACCGCCGGCGTGGATGAAAGCATCCTCGTGTTCGAAGGCACGGCGCACGTGACGGAATCGCAGGACGAAGCGGTCGCGGACATCCTGGCCGACAAGGTCAAAGCCGGCGACGTGGTGGTCGTGCGCTACGAAGGCCCGAAGGGCGGCCCCGGCATGCAGGAAATGCTGTATCCGACCAGCTACATCAAGTCCAAGGGCCTGGGCAAAGCCTGTGCGCTGCTGACGGACGGCCGCTTCTCGGGTGGTACGTCGGGGCTGTCGATCGGTCACTGCTCGCCGGAAGCGGCTGCAGGCGGCGCGATCGGTCTGGTGCGCAACGGCGACAAGATCCGCATCGACATCCCCAACCGCACGATCAACGTGCTAGTGTCGGACGAAGAACTCGCACGACGCCGCGAAGAGCAGAACGCCAAGGGCTGGAAGCCCGCGCAGCCGCGTCCGCGCAAGGTATCGGCCGCACTCAAGGCGTACGCCAAGTTGGTCATGTCGGCGGACAAGGGCGCGGTGCGCGACCTGTCGCAATTGGACGACTGATGCAACACGGGCCCAGCGCGCGATCCACGTGAAAAAAGCCGCTCTTCGGAGCGGCTTTTTCTATTGCGCAGGTGGCGCGATGCTCAATCCCACTGCGGCGCGAGCCCGTCTGGTGAAACCTCCCGGCCGTTGCGCTCAAGCCCGGCAATCTGAGCCATGTCTTCGTCCGTCAGGTGCAGCGTTTGCGCGCGCAGGTTGCTCGCAAGATGCTCTCGCTTGGTTGACGACGGGATCACCGAATAGCCCAACTGCATCGCCCACGCCAGCACGACCTGCGCCGGCGTCGCTTCGTGCCGCTGTGCGATCGCGCCAATCACCGGATCGCCCAGCACCTTACCGTATGCCAGCGTCATGTACGACGTGACGTGAATGCCCTCGCGCTGCAGGAAATCGACGAGCTTGCGATTTTGCAGATAAGGGCGCAGTTCGATCTGGTTGGTGACGATGGCGTCTTTGCTAGCCACCGCAATCGCCTGTTGCGTCAGGGCGATGTTGAAGTTCGAGACGCCGATCTCGCGCGTCAAACCCCGGGCCTTCGCTTCGGCCAGCGCGGTCATGAATTCTTCGAGCGACACGCCGTTGTTGGGCGCCGGCCAATGGATGAGCGTGAGGTCGACGTAATCGGTGCGCAGCTTGGCGAGGCTGTCTTCGAGACTCGTCACCAGCTTGCTCCGGGCGTAGTTGTCGACCCAGATCTTGGTGGTCAGGAACAGGTCTTCGCGGCGCACGCCGGAGCTGGCAATGGCCTCGCCTACCTCCGCTTCATTGCCGTAGATTTGCGCGGTGTCGATGACGCGGTAGCCGAGTTCGAGGCCATTGCGGACCGAGTCGATGACAAGTTGGCCTTTCAGGCGGAACGTGCCGAGGCCGAAAGCGGGAATCCTGTTCATCTTGTGCTCCAACCGGAAGTCGAATCAGGGGTTCATGGCCAGACGCGTCCGGCGCTGCACGACATGCAGCCCGACCAGCGCGAGGCCAGCCGCGGCGATCACCGCGCCGACGATCGGCACGGCCGCATAGCCCAGTCCTGCGGAGATGGCCGCACCGCCCGCTGCCGCGCCCAGCGCGTTGCCGAGGTTGAACGCGCCCACGTTGACCGACGATGCAAGGCCCGGCGCTTCAGCCGCGGCACGCATCACGCGCATCTGCAGCGGCGGCACGACCGCGAAGGTGGCGATGCCCCACACCAGCAACGCGGCGGCCGCACCGATGTGCGTCTTGGCGAGCACGGGGAACGCGAGCATCGTCACGATCAGCAGCAACAGAAAGCCGATCAGGCTGCCGTCGAGCGAGCGATCGGCTAGGCGACCGCCGGCGATGTTGCCAATCGAAAAACCGATGCCGATCAGCACCAGCATCGCCGTCACGAATGCCGGCGAGGCGCCGGTCAGTTGCGCAAGTGTCGGCGCAACATACGTGTAGAGCGTGAACATCGCGCCCGCGCCGAGCACCGTGGTGGCAAGCGCGCCCAGCACGACGGGACGCGTCAGGACCGCGAGTTCGGCGCGAAGGTTGGGCATCTTGCCGGCATCGCCCCTCGGCAACGCGGTAATCAGACCCGCAATGGCGATCAGGCCGAGGCTTGCCGTGGCGGCAAACGACATGCGCCAGCCGATCAGTTGGCCGAGCCAAGTCGCAGCCGGCACGCCCCCAACGTTGGCGATCGTCAGGCCCATGAACATCGTTGCGACGGCGCTGGCCTGCTTGTCGCGCGGTACGAGGCTGGCGGCAACCACCGATCCCAGCCCGAAGTACGCGCCGTGATTGAGGCTGGTGACGAGCCGCGCGAGCAGCAGCGTCGTGTAGTCCGGCGCAACGGCTGACAGCAGGTTGCCGATGGTGAAGATGCTCATCAGCGCGATCAGCGCCTTGCGTCGCGGCCAGCGTGCCAGCAGCAACGTCATGATCGGGGCGCCCACCATCACGCCAATGGCGTACGCGCTGATCAGCATGCCTGCCTGCGGAATCGATACATGCACGCCGTCGGCAATCACGGGTAGCAAGCCCATCGGCGAAAACTCGGTGGTGCCGATGCCAAAGGCGCCGGCGGCAAGCGCGAGCAACGGCAGCGTCGCGCTGCTGCGCGCGGGCTCGACGGAAGTGTGGGTGGGGTTCATGCGGTGTACTCCAAAGCAGAGGGTTGGAAAGCGGGCAGAACCTCTGCCGCGATTTCCGCAAACCTTTCAGCAAGCGGGCGACGATTCCTGCGGAAATGCGATGCGTCCGATGCGTGCGCCAAGGCGATGGTCGCAGCAGCGAGCGTCCGCGACCGGCGCAATAAGCATGGACCGTAGTGTGCGTGCTCCACCTTTGCAGAAAAACCCGTCCGTCGACGAAACAGTCTTGATTGCCAATCAACAATCGGTGTCACTCAGAACGCATTCCGGGTTGGCACCAAAATATGTCATATCGTGATATATTCCGCCACGAACCTTTTAATTCCGCCATGTCCACCCCCGCACGCCCTTTGTCCAAGCAGGATTTCGAGAACCTCTCCGATTTCCGCTACCACCTGCGTCGCTTCCTGCGCGCCTCCGAAGATCTGATCCACGCCAAGGGCATTACGCCCCTGCAGTATCAGTTGCTGCTGCACGTGAAAGGCTATGCCGGGCGCGAATGGGCCACCGTCGGCGAACTGGCCGAGCGCCTGCAGGCCGCGCCGCACGGCACAGCGGCACTCATCACGCGCTGCGAAGAAGCGGGTCTGG
This window contains:
- the ilvD gene encoding dihydroxy-acid dehydratase, with protein sequence MPAYRSKTSTAGRNMAGARSLWRATGMKDEDFQKPIIAVVNSFTQFVPGHVHLKDLGQLVAREIEAAGGVAKEFNTIAVDDGIAMGHDGMLYSLPSRDIIADSVEYMVNAHCADAMVCISNCDKITPGMLMAAMRLNIPVIFVSGGPMEAGKTRLANPVTKAIEIKKLDLIDAMVIAADSKYSDEEVAEVERSACPTCGSCSGMFTANSMNCLTEALGLSLPGNGTVVATHADREQLFKRAGRRIVELARQYYEQEDERVLPRSVGFKAFENAMTLDIAMGGSTNTILHLLAIAQEAEIDFTMADIDRLSRVVPQLCKVAPNTNKYHIEDVHRAGGIMAILGELDRAGKLHTDAPTVHAPTLKDALDQWDIVRTSDEAVQTFYRAGPAGIPTQVAFSQNTRWPSLDLDRAEGCIRSNEHAFSKEGGLAVLRGNIALDGCVVKTAGVDESILVFEGTAHVTESQDEAVADILADKVKAGDVVVVRYEGPKGGPGMQEMLYPTSYIKSKGLGKACALLTDGRFSGGTSGLSIGHCSPEAAAGGAIGLVRNGDKIRIDIPNRTINVLVSDEELARRREEQNAKGWKPAQPRPRKVSAALKAYAKLVMSADKGAVRDLSQLDD
- the dkgB gene encoding 2,5-didehydrogluconate reductase DkgB, which translates into the protein MNRIPAFGLGTFRLKGQLVIDSVRNGLELGYRVIDTAQIYGNEAEVGEAIASSGVRREDLFLTTKIWVDNYARSKLVTSLEDSLAKLRTDYVDLTLIHWPAPNNGVSLEEFMTALAEAKARGLTREIGVSNFNIALTQQAIAVASKDAIVTNQIELRPYLQNRKLVDFLQREGIHVTSYMTLAYGKVLGDPVIGAIAQRHEATPAQVVLAWAMQLGYSVIPSSTKREHLASNLRAQTLHLTDEDMAQIAGLERNGREVSPDGLAPQWD
- a CDS encoding MFS transporter, with product MNPTHTSVEPARSSATLPLLALAAGAFGIGTTEFSPMGLLPVIADGVHVSIPQAGMLISAYAIGVMVGAPIMTLLLARWPRRKALIALMSIFTIGNLLSAVAPDYTTLLLARLVTSLNHGAYFGLGSVVAASLVPRDKQASAVATMFMGLTIANVGGVPAATWLGQLIGWRMSFAATASLGLIAIAGLITALPRGDAGKMPNLRAELAVLTRPVVLGALATTVLGAGAMFTLYTYVAPTLAQLTGASPAFVTAMLVLIGIGFSIGNIAGGRLADRSLDGSLIGFLLLLIVTMLAFPVLAKTHIGAAAALLVWGIATFAVVPPLQMRVMRAAAEAPGLASSVNVGAFNLGNALGAAAGGAAISAGLGYAAVPIVGAVIAAAGLALVGLHVVQRRTRLAMNP
- a CDS encoding MarR family winged helix-turn-helix transcriptional regulator; this encodes MSTPARPLSKQDFENLSDFRYHLRRFLRASEDLIHAKGITPLQYQLLLHVKGYAGREWATVGELAERLQAAPHGTAALITRCEEAGLVERRQSDTDARQVEVHLSRKGDHLVALLAGLHQSELSAFSRAFKLPHLDQPTEPAAEQ